One Helicobacter pylori genomic window, GGAGCAACAAATTGCGATAGTGAAAGCCATGGCGTGGGCTAATCAATGCTATGTAGCGGTAGCGAATGCGACCGGTTTTGATGGGGTGTATTCCTATTTCGGGCATTCTAGCATTATTGGTTTTGACGGGCATACTTTGGGCGAATGCGGGGAAGAAGAAAATGGTCTTCAATACGCTCAACTTTCCGTGCAACAAATCCGTGATGCGAGAAAATACGACCAAAGCCAAAACCAACTCTTCAAACTCTTACACAGAGGTTATAGTGGGGTTTTTGCTAGTGGCGATGGGGATAAGGGTGTGGCGGAATGCCCTTTTGAGTTCTATAAAACTTGGGTGAATGACCCCAAAAAAGCTCAAGAAAATGTAGAAAAATTCACTCGCCCAAGCGTGGGTGTGGCCGCTTGTCCTGTGGGCGATTTGCCCACGAAATAAGGGGCAAAAGGAGGGGGGCTTCATAGAAGCTTAAAGCATTTTTAATACCGCTTTTTAGAACGCTTAAAAACCACCAAAAGATTACAAGTATTTCGTTAAAGACAAATTGTTGATTTTGTTCGTGGAAGCCAGAACGGCGTTATAATTGTTAGTGAGATTGGAAAACTTATTATAAGTTTCTGCCATATCCGTGCCGGTCGTTTCCCCACGAATGCTTTGAACTTGCGTTTTTAAAACTTCATTACGCCTGATAATGTTCTCAAATGCCTTGCCATGAGCGCCGTTTTTAGCGATCATTTTTTCTATGTGATCGCTCAAGTGATCTATAAGGGTGATGCCGTTTTGAATGCCTAAATTACGCATGTCGCTAGAGTAAGTATCCCCTAAAGCGTCCGGGCGATAAATCCCTTTTCTTACAGAAGTGATAATATTTTCTAATTGATCAAAAAAATTCACGCTGGGCTTGTCAATAATTAAAGCGTTATTAGCGTTTAATTTAAGGCTTGGTTTGTCGCTGTGCAAGGCGTTTTGAGAAAAATCATTCGCGTTTTTATCAAAAAGCATGAACTGCATTTTGGTGTTTGAATGCATGTTATCTTGGATAATGACTTTTCCCTCTTCATTCAAATTGACAGAAAGGTTGTCTTTAGCTTGTTTTAACAATTCAATAAAGCGCTCCTTGCTTTCTTTGGAAGTAGGGTTATCGCTGATTTGTTGGTAGATGGCTGGGTCAGTGTTGCTGTAATTGAGCGCGATACTCATCGCATCCATGAGCTGCCTGTAAGTGACTTCATTGGGTTTAGACGCTTGAATATCAGCGCTTGTGGGGTCATAAAGCGGGATTTTAACGCCATTAGGCAAACTCAAAAAAGCCCCATTATTATCCAAGATCATTTGCGCTTCCAAAAATAAGCCATTCACATCGTTTAATTTCATGTTAAAAACGCTATTTTCTAAACTCCCCTTAGAGACTTCACTCAGTTTGGTAGAGCCATTAGCCGCGCCATTTTGAGCGGTTTGAGCGACATTGCTTTCTAATTTTGCCCCTTCTTTATTGAAGTAGGTTTTTTGGTATTCGCTCGCGTTATTAGTGGGGATACCGGCCACTTCTAGCCCTTTTTGATCTAGGGTGCTTAAAGCCAAAGAAATAGGCGATTCTTTAGAAGAATTGTCAATAATCCTCAAACGCCCGTTCGTTGCAATTTCCACATCCACTTCATTATTGAAGCGTTCTTTGATTGCGTCTTTCAAATCTTTAATCGTAGAGTTTTTCACGTCTAAAAGAATGGGAATGTCCAAATTAATAGGGAGGTTTGGGATTTTAATAGCGCTTGAATTGTCCAAACGGCTGGCGTTGATTTTTAAAGTTTCCACGCTATCGCCAAAAATCTCGCTCAATTTAGTGTTTTTGTTGGCTAAAACATTGTCTTTAGTGACAAACACGCTAGGGATTTCAAGCACCTTGGGGTTATACATGTTAAGCACCGCTTTAACTTGGCTCAAACTCCTATCCGTTACAAACGCGCTTTTGACGTATTCAGTAACCCTTTTGCCGCTCGAACGCAAGGCGTCTAAATCATCAAAATCCCCATCGCTAGAAATCAAATGAAAATCCAAATTTTCACTGCCAGGCGTTAGGTTTTTGATCTCAATTTGCCCCCAATTGTTCAAACTCACATCCACGACTTTATTTTGCGAAGTGTTCCCGTAAGCGTGAGCGATTTTATCCAACAAATCGCTCACTTTAGAGGCACTCTCTTTGTTTTGGTAGGCTTTAGAGAGCGCGAATTTTTCTTTAAAACTAGAGCCATCAGGCCTAACGCCTTGCAAATAAAAAAACTCTTTAGGGTCATTGGTGGGGTCTTTATCGTTATCGCCGATGAGTTCTCGCAAGGTATCGCTAGGTTTAATAAAAACTTCTTCAGGCAATGAAGAATGCTCTAAAGCGTCCATCACATCAGGGTGGAGCTTGTTTTGATTGAGTAATTTAATGTTGGTGGTGATGAGTTTGTGTTTGTCTTTATCCGCGCCTAAAAACAAATCTTGCCCGCTGATATTATAAGGCACAAGGTTATCAGAGCTAATAAGCGCGTTTAAATCTTCGCCATTGCCATGGTATTTCCCATTACTATCAATGGGAGGTCTATCCACCTTACTGCCCCCAAATAAAAATTCCCCCCCTATGGAGGTGTTAGCGACATTCATCATATGCTCTCTCAAGCGTTCTAAATCGTTGGCGATAGCGGCACGAGAAGTTTCTGAATGCACATCGTTAGCGGATTGGATGAGTTTGGTTTTAAACGCCTCCATCGTTTTAGAAAATTCTTGCAAGGCTTTGTCGGTATTGAGCGTTGAAGTGTAAGCGTTTTGAGCCACATCAATGCCTTGATCTAAGGTGTTTTCTTCGTATTGGAATTTTAAATTCTGGTTGTTAATGTCGCTGTTTTGATAACCATAACGGATTTTTAGTCCTGAAGCGATCTGCGTGTTAGCGTCATTGATTTTATTTTGTAAAGCGTTTTGGTAGTGATTCATTTGGTTGTATTTTGAGCCAAAGGTAACGCGCATGATCAAATCCTTATTGGTTTTTTAACAAACAAGCTAAAAGTATTCCAAAATAAGCTTAATAACAATTGTGAGTGGTTTGAGTGGGGCAATGCGGGTTAATAATGGCGGGTTAAATGGGGTGTTTTTGAGTAAAAAAATTCTTTTAATGTGGATTTAATCTCAATTTAAAGTTACATTTTAGCAAATACTCACTATAATAAGCGTTTATTTTAAAAAGAGCGTTCAATTTTTAAGGAATAGAAATGTCATACGCAATATTCAAGCATGGCGGTAAGCAATATAAAGTCGTTGAAGGCGATATTGTTTTACTGGATAAAATGAATAAAGAGCCTAAGGCTTTAGTGGAATTAGTGGAAGTGTTAGCCGTATCCAAAGAGGGCAAACTCTCTTGTGGGAAACCCTTTGTGAATGGGGCTAAAATTGAAGCGGAAGTGATCAATGAGGGGCGCGGCAAAAAAGTCATCACTTTCAAAAAACGCCGCCGAAAAGACAGCAAAACCAAGCGTGGTTTTAGAAGAGATTTCACTCGCGTGAGAATCACTAAAATTGTAGCATAAAGGAGTATTAAACAATGGCACACAAGAAAGGTCAAGGGAGCACGCAGAATAACAGGGATTCTGCAGGAAGACGCTTAGGCGTGAAAAAATTTGGCTCAGAATTTGTGAGAGCAGGGAATATTATCGTGCGCCAAAGAGGCACTAAAATCCATCCCGGTAGTAATGTAGGCATGGGGAAAGACCATACCTTATACGCGCTCATAGATGGCGTTGTGAAGTTTGAGCATAAAGACAGAAGCCGCAAGAAGGTTTCTGTGGTTAGTCAAAATTTTGGGGAGTAGGGTAACCTTTAAAGGTCAATTAAACCTTTGGGTGTTTGTTAAACGCCTATAAACGCCATAAAATATTTATAATTTAGATCTCTATCCTTTATAGAATTTGTTGTGGAGATTGGCTTATGAATAATGTTTTTGTTAAGGGTTTGTTTTTTTTTCTTTTATTGTTTGGGTTTTTTTTGAAAGCTTCAGAAAACCCAAACGCTGCTCTTAATCCATCTAAAGAAAATATTTCTGTTGAAGAGCAAAAGCGTTTTGGAGGCGTTTTAGTTTTTGCTAGAGGCGCTGATGGATCGAGCATGGATCCGGCCTTAGTAACTGATGGCGAAAGCTATGTGGCAACGGGCAATATTTATGACACGCTCGTGCAATTCAAATACGGCACCACAGAAATTGAACCGGCCTTAGCGACAAGCTGGGACATATCCCCAGATGGTCTTGTATATACCTTTCATTTACGCAAAGGGGTTTATTTCCACCAGACGAAGTATTGGGATAAAAAAGTAGAGTTTAGCGCTAAAGACGTGCTGTTTTCGTTTGAGCGCCAAATGGATAAGGCTAAACGATACTACAGCCCGGGGGCTAAAAGCTATAAATATTGGGAAGGCATGGGCATGTCTCATATTATCAAGAGCATTGAAGCTTTAGATGACTATACCATTAGATTCACGCTTAATGGGCCAGAAGCCCCGTTTTTAGCCAATTTAGGCATGGATTTTTTGAGCATTTTGAGTAAGGATTACGCTGATTACTTGGCTCAAAATAATAAAAAAGACGAGTTGGCTAAAAAACCTGTTGGGACAGGGCCTTTCAAATTCTTTTTATGGAATAAAGATGAAAAAATCATTCTTTTAAAAAATCAGGATTATTGGGGGCCTAAAGCTTATTTGGATAAGGTGGTGGTGCGCACCATTCCTAATTCTTCCACTCGCGCTTTGGCGTTAAGAACCGGCGAAATCATGCTAATGACCGGGCCTAATCTCAATGAAGTGGAGCAGTTAGAAAAACTTCCTAATATCGTGGTGGATAAAAGCCCTGGGTTGTTGGCGAGTTGGCTTTCATTGAACACGCAAAAAAAGTATTTTAACAACCCTTTGGTGCGTTTGGCTATCAATCATGCGATTAATGTGGATGATTACATTAAGGTGATTTATGAAGGCTTTGCCCAAAAAATGGTCAATCCTTTCCCGCCCACCATATGGGGTTATAACTACAACATCAAACCCTATGAATACGATTTGAAAAAGGCTAAAGAGTTACTGAAACAAGCGGGGTATCCTAACGGCTTTAAAACCACCATTTTTACCACTTCCACTCGTAACCCAAAAGGAGCGGTGTTCATACAAGCGAGCCTGGCTAAAATTGGCATTGATGTGAAAATTGAAGTGTATGAGTGGGGGGCTTATTTGAAAAGAACGGGACTGGGCGAACATGAAATGGCGTTTGCAGGCTGGATGGCAGACATTGCGGATCCGGATAATTTCTTATACACCTTATGGAGCAAGCAAGCCGCCTCAGCTATACCCACTCAAAATGGCTCCTTTTATAAGAGCGACGCCTTTTCCGATCTGCTCATAAAAGCTAAACGGGTTTCGGATCAAAAGGAGAGGGAAGCCCTTTATTTAAAGGCTCAAGAAATTATCCATAAAGACGCACCCTATGTGCCTTTAGCCTATCCTTATTCAGTGGTGCCGCACTTGTCTAAAGTCAAAGGCTATAAGACGACTGGAGTGAGCGTGAATCGCTTCTTTAAGGTGTATTTAGAAAAATAAAAGGGGTTGCATGCTGAGTTTTATCATTAAGCGTATTTTGTGGGCGATTCCCACGCTGTTTGGAGTGAGTATCATCGTGTTTATGATGGTGCATTTAGTGCCAGGAGATCCGGCGTTAGTGATTTTAGGCGAAAAGGCCAATCAAGCCGCTATT contains:
- the flgL gene encoding flagellar hook-associated protein FlgL, yielding MRVTFGSKYNQMNHYQNALQNKINDANTQIASGLKIRYGYQNSDINNQNLKFQYEENTLDQGIDVAQNAYTSTLNTDKALQEFSKTMEAFKTKLIQSANDVHSETSRAAIANDLERLREHMMNVANTSIGGEFLFGGSKVDRPPIDSNGKYHGNGEDLNALISSDNLVPYNISGQDLFLGADKDKHKLITTNIKLLNQNKLHPDVMDALEHSSLPEEVFIKPSDTLRELIGDNDKDPTNDPKEFFYLQGVRPDGSSFKEKFALSKAYQNKESASKVSDLLDKIAHAYGNTSQNKVVDVSLNNWGQIEIKNLTPGSENLDFHLISSDGDFDDLDALRSSGKRVTEYVKSAFVTDRSLSQVKAVLNMYNPKVLEIPSVFVTKDNVLANKNTKLSEIFGDSVETLKINASRLDNSSAIKIPNLPINLDIPILLDVKNSTIKDLKDAIKERFNNEVDVEIATNGRLRIIDNSSKESPISLALSTLDQKGLEVAGIPTNNASEYQKTYFNKEGAKLESNVAQTAQNGAANGSTKLSEVSKGSLENSVFNMKLNDVNGLFLEAQMILDNNGAFLSLPNGVKIPLYDPTSADIQASKPNEVTYRQLMDAMSIALNYSNTDPAIYQQISDNPTSKESKERFIELLKQAKDNLSVNLNEEGKVIIQDNMHSNTKMQFMLFDKNANDFSQNALHSDKPSLKLNANNALIIDKPSVNFFDQLENIITSVRKGIYRPDALGDTYSSDMRNLGIQNGITLIDHLSDHIEKMIAKNGAHGKAFENIIRRNEVLKTQVQSIRGETTGTDMAETYNKFSNLTNNYNAVLASTNKINNLSLTKYL
- the rplU gene encoding 50S ribosomal protein L21 — encoded protein: MSYAIFKHGGKQYKVVEGDIVLLDKMNKEPKALVELVEVLAVSKEGKLSCGKPFVNGAKIEAEVINEGRGKKVITFKKRRRKDSKTKRGFRRDFTRVRITKIVA
- the rpmA gene encoding 50S ribosomal protein L27, with the translated sequence MAHKKGQGSTQNNRDSAGRRLGVKKFGSEFVRAGNIIVRQRGTKIHPGSNVGMGKDHTLYALIDGVVKFEHKDRSRKKVSVVSQNFGE
- a CDS encoding ABC transporter substrate-binding protein, whose translation is MNNVFVKGLFFFLLLFGFFLKASENPNAALNPSKENISVEEQKRFGGVLVFARGADGSSMDPALVTDGESYVATGNIYDTLVQFKYGTTEIEPALATSWDISPDGLVYTFHLRKGVYFHQTKYWDKKVEFSAKDVLFSFERQMDKAKRYYSPGAKSYKYWEGMGMSHIIKSIEALDDYTIRFTLNGPEAPFLANLGMDFLSILSKDYADYLAQNNKKDELAKKPVGTGPFKFFLWNKDEKIILLKNQDYWGPKAYLDKVVVRTIPNSSTRALALRTGEIMLMTGPNLNEVEQLEKLPNIVVDKSPGLLASWLSLNTQKKYFNNPLVRLAINHAINVDDYIKVIYEGFAQKMVNPFPPTIWGYNYNIKPYEYDLKKAKELLKQAGYPNGFKTTIFTTSTRNPKGAVFIQASLAKIGIDVKIEVYEWGAYLKRTGLGEHEMAFAGWMADIADPDNFLYTLWSKQAASAIPTQNGSFYKSDAFSDLLIKAKRVSDQKEREALYLKAQEIIHKDAPYVPLAYPYSVVPHLSKVKGYKTTGVSVNRFFKVYLEK